TCGTGAGGAGCAAAGATTCCCTGGCGAAAGCAACGCCATGGGAATCTTTCTTCTTTTGCTCCGCTTAATAAATTTTATTTCCGCCTTTAATACCCCAGATAAATCAGATAGATTACTTGACCGGGCCAGATGACGTTGGGATTTTTAATCTGCGGATTCTGGGAAACAACTTTTTGGTAATCCAGTTTAAATCGATTGGCGATGCCAAAAATAGAATCATCCGGCTGGACCACATATTCGATGTATCCTTCCGCGGGAAGGGCAATTATGTCGTGACCCGGGATCTCTAACGTCATTCCGGGATAAACGGGGACCGAATACAGTACGGGATTTGCTTTCATCATTTCGTTTTCGGAAACGCCGAAGCGGGAAGCGATGGTATCAATTGTTTCCCAAGTCTCCCATGGCTGTACGATGTACTTCATTTATAACCAACTCCTTTTCGTATGCCGCTCAATCCACTTGGCAGATTGGTGACGGATGCATGCGAAGAAATCACGAATCACTGAATCAAGTAGATTCCTTCTGCTATTGTATAATATTCAGCCTGCAGAAATCCGTCTCTGCCAAATCCCTGTTTTCTTTTGCAGAAGCATAAAATTTTCATCATTTTTCATATACTTTTAACGTAGTTTTAATGGTATAATATTTCAATGTGTTATAATAGAGAAAAAAGGACTTTGCAAAAGGAGGCAATAGATGGCGAAAGCGTTTCGATATATACTTCAAGGAGATGAGACAATCTTCCATTTTATAAACAGCAAGGTAAAATGCAGAATTTTGGATGTTCTTATGCCCATAGTCACACATTTGGGCAGTGCCTGTTTTACGATTGTTTTCGCACTTGCGGCACTTTACACCTATTGGAAGACAGAACGTGTGATTGCTGTTTATGCTGCGACTTCTCTGGCATCTAGCCATATTATCATTCATTTTATTAAAAAGGCTGTAGACAGACCAAGACCGAACATAACGCTGAGCAATGTACATACGTTCAATATACCACTATATAATTATTCCTTCCCATCAGGTCATACTACAGCAGCATTTTCCGTGGCTGTTTCGGCAGCTTTTCTTTTGCCGGCATTTGCTACCATCGCAATAATATTAGCCGCTTTGGTTGGATTTTCAAGAATCTATTTGGGCGTTCACTATCCTACGGATGTGATCATTGGTGCCTTTATCGGAAGCACCACTGCAATGTTTGTAAAATCAATTCTGGATTATTACTTCTATACTGGCTCCTCTATTATTATTACATAGTTCCTTTTGGTTCTTGGTAAAGTAATACGGTGTTGATCCCAATAAAAAAGACGCATGGAAATGCGTTTTTTGTTTTTGTTGCCATCTTATTTTTGTTGCCATATTATTTCCATTGGTCTGCTGCAGAAGAACTGACTGCTGCTTCTGACATTTGCACCGCAATGCGATGAACTACAGCGCGATTTTGAAATCCAGTTCGCTTCTTTGTGCTCTGATTTCCACAATAGTTTTAATCTGAAACCAATTCTTTACACGTGATACGTTATGGGGCAGTTTGCCTTTGTTATAGCTGCAGTCGATGAGAAGAACATCAAAGCCGGCTTTGGCAAGCTGAAGTGCGTTCGAATAATTATCCTCGATAAATAGGTCTGATTGCAGTTCTCTGGCTCTATCGACTTTATAGTGACTTCCCAGCAGGGAGATGGTATCAAGTGGCATTTGATGTTCGGCAAGCCACTCCATGCTGACCCCTCGCATCTCTTCCTCTCTTGCGGTTACAAAATGGATATTGTGCTCTTGATAAAACTTCTTAAGAACTTCACTGGCACCAAATCTGGCTTCCGCTTCCCTGTGCAGCAATTTGCCGTAAAGGTTATAGAATTCGTTATAGTCATCTTCTGAGATATCCAAGACCCTGTGGATTTCATATACACTAACATCATCAGGGGTTACCTGTTTTCCGAAGTACCTGTTTGCCCTGTTCAGCCAATAAAACGGTTCGGTAACCGTTCCATCAATATCAATACATAAATTTAATTTCTGCATTCTTTTTCCTCCTTTTTCTTTGTTTCTTTTCATTTCTTTTTCATTATATCGGGTTTCTATTAAGGATGTATGAGGTCAATGTAAAGATTTTGTTAAAAAAGTCAAAAAACATATTGACTAATTTAAATAGATATGGTATATAAGAATTAGCACTCACTTGAATAGAGTGCTAACAAAATATCGAAGATATACAAGATGGAAAGGAGTTGTTAATCATGACCGGATTGGTACCATTTAACAGGAGGAACACGAATCTGCTAAGCACGGGGTTTGAAGATTTTTACAACATGCTTGACGACTTTTTCAGCGATAATTTGTCGCCAAGAAGGAGCCTGGTCAAAGATACGTTCAAAATTAATGTGCAGGAGAATGATACAGAGTATTTCATTGAGGCAGAACTCCCCGGTGTGAATAAAGAGGAAATTGAGATTGACTTAACCGATGGCAGACTCAGCATCTCAGTGAAGAAAGAGGAGAATCTCAACGAAGAGAAGAAAAACTACATTCACAGAGAAAGCAGATACAGTTCGATGAGCAGAAGTATCTATCTTGCTGACGCAGAAAACAA
This genomic window from Clostridiales bacterium contains:
- a CDS encoding LysM peptidoglycan-binding domain-containing protein, which gives rise to MKYIVQPWETWETIDTIASRFGVSENEMMKANPVLYSVPVYPGMTLEIPGHDIIALPAEGYIEYVVQPDDSIFGIANRFKLDYQKVVSQNPQIKNPNVIWPGQVIYLIYLGY
- a CDS encoding phosphatase PAP2 family protein; its protein translation is MAKAFRYILQGDETIFHFINSKVKCRILDVLMPIVTHLGSACFTIVFALAALYTYWKTERVIAVYAATSLASSHIIIHFIKKAVDRPRPNITLSNVHTFNIPLYNYSFPSGHTTAAFSVAVSAAFLLPAFATIAIILAALVGFSRIYLGVHYPTDVIIGAFIGSTTAMFVKSILDYYFYTGSSIIIT
- a CDS encoding Hsp20/alpha crystallin family protein; the protein is MTGLVPFNRRNTNLLSTGFEDFYNMLDDFFSDNLSPRRSLVKDTFKINVQENDTEYFIEAELPGVNKEEIEIDLTDGRLSISVKKEENLNEEKKNYIHRESRYSSMSRSIYLADAENKGIKAKLDNGVLNISIPRQEKFTKTAKIEIE